In the Bombus pyrosoma isolate SC7728 linkage group LG15, ASM1482585v1, whole genome shotgun sequence genome, one interval contains:
- the LOC122575506 gene encoding hypertrehalosaemic prohormone-like, with product MSSAWLPSRSRVHFRRTHNLEDQKRAARSFRIALVALNAIPTDDMHRKVRLEFLVFSIILLLCLILNSGAEAQLNFSTGWGKRSQKLEWSAVRPECPSQARPSLEQLLNVYHLIQMEARKMLECRKLNE from the exons ATGTCCTCGGCCTGGTTACCCTCTCGCAGTCGTGTTCACTTCCGGCGGACACACAATCTCGAGGACCAGAAACGAGCAGCACGATCCTTTCGAATCGCGTTGGTCGCTTTAAACGCGATTCCCACTGACGACAT GCATCGTAAAGTTCGACTCGagtttctcgttttctctatAATATTGCTATTATGCTTGATCCTGAATTCTGGAGCCGAAGCTCAGCTAAACTTTTCGACCGGTTGGGGAAAAAGAAGCCAGAAACTGGAATGGAGTGCCGTTAGACCCGAGTGCCCTTCGCAGGCTAGACCTTCGCTCGAACAGCTGCTAAACGTTTACCATTTGATACAG ATGGAAGCGCGCAAAATGTTGGAGTGTCGGAAGCTGAACGAGTAA
- the LOC122575442 gene encoding DE-cadherin, which yields MPRQHASRHVIRAWARPPHLLLSFLLLYGALADATRLRHSRHLDARSQFPNEEEFQMQLNENHNHKPVFSNCSNYAPVVKEEEPVGTVVIKVHAEDRDHPDDGGTITYSFVTAPGEKLKFEINNRTGLIRTTQVLDRDEPAREKEAYLTVLATDNGRPQLDDVCTFKVTIEDVNDNGPVFDKVAYTESVPQDLPLGREVMRVSATDIDDGNNSVVYYSLLSRKPEDAVYFRIDRNTGVIFLNKTIDRNPDYKFSMTATAKDQGDVPKSNTIDLDIRVVESHKKAPAFLPRPAEPIRLQENFSDFDASIIRLKAVSNSGDNSGLLFELVPGRTEQTNKGNTFRLESNKDAADIKLSQHLDYESNTVYTLIVRVQNKYQLAAETVIDIEVLDVNDNIPVFRDLKKGRVLENEPPGVPVMQVRAIDADGTSAHNQVTYELDNFRDLFAIDKYTGNITTLTTFDRETEDTYNVKVIAMDNSPSALFKTGEHNKGQQVFRIEIADKNDNAPHFTQAVYTANSILENANINAPVTEVKANDLDTASPVTYSIIFGNTDDSFYIENTTGKIRVKKPLDYEKITEYNLTVRAFDGVYNDTAQVKIFIENVNDNPPVFEDFNKNPTIEEEKLVEGCITTVVAYDPDIKDRNADQHIAYFIVKEDQQPLIGIDKSGCMTLKKPLDRDGPLGYSMWTVIVMARDEDGSPTALRELVMVNITLIDINDNAPFLDMPYPVVWGENKPPDKITELKARDWDSDENGPPFQFEIDKNTADDEILAKFAIRDADLFARVEFDREERKSYDISIAITDSGKPPMTGTSTLTVIIGDENDNAMSEGSSSIFVYNYKGKAPETKIGRVYVNDADDWDLPDKHFAWASTHEGFDLNPKDGMITLLPGITNDTFVLKFIVTEYSIRIPRHQVNAYVNVTVKELPEEAVARSGSVRFFGMTATEFVAPGESGVSKKEIFQERIANMLNTSVENVDVFTVLHSPHHNNNSLLDVRFSAHGSPYYAPEKLNTILAQHTEEIERELKTDILLVNIDECLIEKQHCNNTCRNYLNASTVPYPVYTNISTFVGVRAVVDPQCTCHVAEPIVCLNGGTPLADRCECPPGLEGPRCELLGIGFHGNGWAIMPPPGQACDDSHLGLEITPHIDNGLVFYFGPMTYSSKIRIQDFMALELQQGYAVLYMDYGSGTVKLDQPHIKLTDGERHRIDVYFTKNAIEMKVDNCGISACMSLTAPQGPNGFLNVNSPLQIGGTLTNLAKMASQLGWDYVPTDRGFVGCIRNMTFNGNTYNLGMPSLSRNADPGCDHGMAKAVSFGIDTNFLVAILVCIAILLILLFAVVVHRKKTDDLYKDMDDIRENIINYEDEGGGEVDTGYDLNVLRTIYDAPPIDSKIAPVGLQSRGPDEVPDICGFLDGKKESCDKDPDTNPFDDVRHYAYEGEGNSEGSLSSLASCTDDGDLKFNYLSNFGPRFRKLADMYGEEPSDEESDGVGERESESWC from the exons ATGCAACTGAACGAAAACCACAATCACAAGCCAGTGTTTTCGAATTGCTCGAATTACGCACCAGTAGTGAAAGAGGAAGAGCCAGTGGGCACGGTGGTGATCAAAGTGCACGCAGAGGACAGAGATCATCCGGACGATGGAG GCACCATCACTTACAGTTTCGTGACAGCTCCCGGCGAGAAACTAAAATTCGAGATCAACAACAGGACCGGATTGATCAGGACGACGCAGGTGCTGGACAGGGATGAACCGGCTCGTGAAAAGGAAGCCTACCTGACCGTCCTTGCGACCGACAACGGAAGGCCGCAACTCGACGACGTGTGCACGTTCAAAGTCACCATCGAGGACGTGAACGACAATGGGCCCGTTTTTGACAAAGTG GCGTACACCGAGTCGGTGCCGCAAGATTTGCCCCTGGGACGAGAAGTGATGAGGGTATCCGCCACGGACATCGACGATGGCAACAACTCAGTGGTCTACTACAGCTTGTTGTCTAGAAAGCCCGAAGACGCTGTGTACTTTCGTATAGATCGCAACACGGGTGTGATATTTCTCAATAAAACCATCGAT AGGAATCCGGATTACAAGTTCAGCATGACAGCGACAGCCAAGGATCAGGGCGACGTTCCAAAATCGAACACGATCGATCTGGATATTCGAGTGGTGGAGTCTCACAAGAAGGCTCCGGCTTTCTTACCAAGACCTGCCGAGCCGATTCGATTGCAGGAAAATTTCAGCGACTTCGACGCCAGTATCATCCGACTAAAGGCCGTCTCGAACAGCGGAGACAACAGCGGTCTCTTGTTCGAGCTGGTTCCTGGTAGAACAGAGCAGACCAACAAAGGAAATACATTCAG ATTGGAGTCGAACAAGGATGCTGCCGACATCAAGCTCTCTCAGCATCTTGACTACGAGAGCAACACGGTTTACACGTTGATCGTGCGCGTGCAGAACAAGTATCAGCTGGCTGCCGAGACCGTGATCGATATCGAGGTGTTGGATGTCAACGACAACATTCCAGTGTTTCGAGATCTGAAGAAGGGTAGAGTACTCGAGAACGAGCCACCAGGCGTCCCGGTAATGCAAGTGCGCGCGATCGACGCCGATGGAACCTCCGCCCATAATCAG GTCACGTACGAATTGGATAACTTTCGGGATCTTTTCGCTATCGATAAGTATACCGGTAACATCACCACTCTGACCACGTTCGATAGGGAGACCGAAGACACGTACAACGTGAAGGTGATCGCCATGGACAATTCCCCCAGTGCGCTGTTCAAGACGGGGGAGCACAACAAAGGCCAGCAAGTGTTTCGCATCGAGATCGCGGATAAGAACGACAACGCTCCCCATTTCACGCAAGCTGTTTATACCGCGAATTCGATCCTGGAAAATGCTAATATCAACGCGCCTGTCACCGAAGTGAAGGCCAATGATTTGGATACCGCCAGTCCGGTTACCTACAGCATTATATTCGGCAATACCGACGACAGCTTTTATATCGAGAACACGACCGGAAAGATCCGCGTGAAGAAGCCGTTGGATTACGAGAAGATCACGGAATACAATTTGACCGTGAGAGCTTTCGACGGCGTGTACAACGATACCGCTCAAGTGAAGATCTTTATTGAAAACGTAAATGACAATCCGCCGGTCTTCGAGGACTTTAATAAGAATCCTACTATCGAGGAAGAGAAGCTGGTGGAAG GTTGCATCACTACTGTGGTCGCTTACGATCCCGACATCAAGGACAGAAACGCTGATCAGCATATCGCCTACTTTATCGTAAAAGAAGACCAACAACCTCTCATAGGTATCGACAAATCTGGTTGCATGACCTTGAAGAAACCTCTCGATCGCGATGGCCCCTTGGGGTACTCCATGTGGACG GTGATTGTTATGGCGCGAGACGAAGACGGCTCCCCGACCGCGCTACGAGAACTCGTAATGGTGAACATCACGTTGATCGATATAAATGACAACGCGCCATTCCTCGACATGCCCTATCCCGTAGTATGGGGCGAGAACAAGCCTCCTGATAAGATCACGGAATTGAAGGCTCGCGACTGGGACTCGGACGAAAACGGACCTCCTTTCCAATTCGAAATAGACAAAAATACCGCCGACGACGAGATTCTAGCCAAATTTGCTATTCGAGACGCCGACTTGTTTGCTCGTGTCGAGTTCGATcgagaagaacgaaagagTTACGACATCTCGATTGCTATCACGGATAGCGGAAAGCCACCCATGACGGGAACATCGACGTTGACCGTAATCATCGGTGACGAGAACGACAATGCTATGTCAGAAGGTTCCAGCTCTATATTTGTCTACAATTATAAAGGCAAGGCTCCAGAAACAAAAATCGGACGAGTGTATGTAAACGACGCTGACGATTGGGACTTGCCAGACAAGCATTTTGCCTGGGCATCGACTCACGAGGGATTTGATTTAAATCCGAAGGACGGTATGATCACGCTGCTTCCAGGAATCACGAACGATACGTTCGTCCTCAAGTTCATAGTCACCGAGTACAGCATTCGCATCCCCCGGCATCAAGTGAACGCGTACGTGAACGTCACGGTGAAAGAGCTGCCTGAGGAAGCGGTCGCCAGGTCCGGATCCGTGCGATTCTTCGGAATGACAGCCACGGAATTCGTCGCTCCTGGTGAATCTGGCGTTAGtaagaaggaaatatttcagGAGAGAATAGCGAATATGCTTAATACTTCGGTGGAGAATGTGGACGTGTTCACGGTGCTTCATTCGCCGCATCATAATAACAACAGTTTGTTGGATGTACGGTTCTCGGCGCATGGCAGTCCTTATTATGCCCCTGAGAAGCTGAATACGATCCTGGCGCAACACACGGAAGAGATTGAACGAGAGCTGAAAACAGATATCTTGCTGGTGAATATCGACGAGTGCCTTATCGAGAAACAGCATTGTAACAATACTTGTCGTAATTATTTGAACGCAAGCACGGTCCCGTATCCGGTTTATACGAATATCAGTACGTTCGTTGGAGTGCGAGCTGTAGTAGATCCACAGTGTACTTGCCATGTTGCTGAACCGATCGTTTGTCTGAATGGAGGCACACCGTTGGCAGATAGGTGCGAGTGTCCTCCGGGTCTTGAGGGGCCAAGGTGCGAGCTTCTTGGCATTGGTTTTCATGGCAACGGTTGGGCTATAATGCCGCCACCTGGTCAAGCTTGCGATGATTCTCATTTGG GTCTCGAGATAACGCCTCACATAGACAACGGTCTGGTATTTTACTTTGGTCCGATGACGTATAGTTCAAAGATCAGAATTCAAGACTTCATGGCCCTGGAGCTTCAACAGGGATACGCGGTTCTCTACATGGACTACGGGTCTGGCACTGTGAAACTCGATCAACCGCACATTAAGCTCACTGACGGAGAAAGACATAGGATAGACGTTTACTTTACGAAGAAC GCGATAGAAATGAAAGTGGACAACTGTGGAATCTCCGCCTGCATGAGCTTAACCGCGCCGCAAGGACCGAACGGATTTTTGAACGTGAACAGCCCCTTGCAGATTGGCGGAACTCTGACTAATCTCGCGAAGATGGCTTCGCAACTAGGATGGGATTATGTACCTACCGACAGAGGATTCGTCGGATGCATACGCAACATGACCTTCAATGGAAAT ACGTACAATTTGGGTATGCCATCGCTCTCTAGAAACGCGGATCCTGGCTGCGATCACGGAATGGCAAAAGCCGTATCCTTCGGCATCGACACCAACTTCCTTGTCGCGATCTTAGTTTGTATCGCGATTTTGTTGATACTGTTGTTCGCGGTGGTGGTGCACAGGAAAAAGACCGACGATCTCTATAAGGATATGGACGACATTAGAGAGaacattattaattacgagGACGAAGGAGGCGGCGAAGTCGACACGGGCTACGACTTGAACGTTCTTCGAACGATTTACGACGCACCGCCTATCGATTCGAAAATTGCGCCCGTTGGCTTGCAATCCAGAG GTCCCGACGAGGTGCCGGATATTTGCGGTTTCCTAGACGGTAAGAAAGAGAGCTGCGACAAGGATCCTGACACGAATCCGTTCGACGATGTCAGGCACTATGCGTACGAAGGAGAAGGCAATTCCGAGGGTTCTTTATCATCCTTGGCTTCAT GTACCGACGACGGAGATCTCAAGTTCAACTACTTGTCGAACTTTGGCCCGAGGTTCCGCAAATTGGCCGACATGTACGGAGAAGAACCCAGCGACGAAGAAAGCGACGGCGTCGGAGAACGGGAAAGCGAGAGCTGGTGTTGA